In a single window of the Anaerobaca lacustris genome:
- a CDS encoding cofactor-independent phosphoglycerate mutase, which produces MTKYVIIVPDGAADEPIDLFDGKTALEAAETPNMDRIALQGRQGLVRTVPEGMEPGSDVAQMSLLGYDPARCYTGRAPIEAAAQGIKLGASDWVFRCNLVTIADGRMADHSAGHISTEESASLLQELQARITDERLSLHTGVSYRHLLVCKGMDFDVRTYPPHDFIGTPVEKLLPRGKGADLLIELMNLSQQIFADHDVNRVRRDLGENQVSSIWLWGQGKRAHLESFRKRFGLSGVAITAVDLVRGLAKLAGFDLIEVPGATGLFDTNYQGKAAAAIEALADHDLVFVHIEAPDEASHGGNAAMKKAAIERVDKHIVGPVLKALEGFESWRILVLPDHPTPVRHGAHSAEPVPFAMAGTGVTGVVQLGFGESNAARSGVRIENGHELMEYFLKSAVR; this is translated from the coding sequence ATGACGAAGTATGTGATTATCGTCCCGGATGGAGCGGCCGACGAGCCGATCGACCTGTTTGACGGCAAGACGGCCCTCGAAGCGGCGGAAACGCCCAACATGGACCGCATCGCCCTGCAAGGCCGGCAGGGGCTCGTGCGGACGGTCCCCGAAGGCATGGAGCCGGGCAGCGACGTGGCTCAGATGAGTCTGCTCGGGTACGATCCGGCGCGATGCTACACCGGACGGGCCCCCATCGAGGCGGCGGCCCAGGGGATCAAGCTGGGGGCTTCCGACTGGGTCTTTCGCTGCAACCTGGTGACCATCGCGGACGGCCGGATGGCCGATCACAGCGCCGGGCACATCTCGACGGAAGAATCGGCCAGCCTTCTTCAAGAGTTGCAGGCCAGGATCACCGACGAGCGTCTGTCCTTGCACACCGGCGTCAGCTATCGACATCTGCTGGTCTGCAAGGGCATGGATTTCGACGTTCGGACGTATCCGCCGCACGATTTCATCGGCACGCCCGTGGAGAAGCTCCTGCCCCGAGGCAAAGGGGCCGACCTGTTGATCGAGCTGATGAACCTCTCGCAGCAGATCTTCGCCGACCACGACGTCAACCGGGTTCGCCGCGACCTCGGCGAGAATCAGGTCAGCTCGATCTGGCTCTGGGGCCAGGGCAAACGGGCGCATCTGGAGAGCTTCCGCAAGCGTTTCGGCCTGAGCGGCGTGGCGATCACCGCCGTCGATCTGGTGCGCGGACTGGCCAAGCTGGCGGGGTTCGATCTGATCGAGGTCCCCGGCGCGACGGGGCTGTTCGATACGAACTACCAGGGCAAGGCCGCCGCCGCGATCGAGGCCCTGGCGGACCACGACCTGGTCTTCGTTCATATCGAGGCGCCGGACGAGGCCTCCCACGGGGGCAACGCGGCGATGAAGAAGGCCGCGATCGAGCGGGTGGACAAGCACATCGTCGGTCCCGTTCTGAAGGCCCTCGAAGGTTTCGAGAGCTGGCGCATCCTGGTATTGCCCGATCATCCGACGCCGGTCCGTCACGGCGCTCATTCAGCCGAGCCGGTCCCCTTTGCGATGGCGGGCACGGGAGTCACCGGCGTTGTCCAACTCGGTTTCGGCGAATCCAATGCCGCCAGGTCGGGGGTTCGAATCGAGAACGGACACGAATTGATGGAGTACTTCCTCAAGAGCGCGGTTCGATGA
- a CDS encoding TRAP transporter permease, which produces MAIDRKARLERVLRTEEGGFLRCGGRIGRTVVSAIAVAWALFQLALPRFVLLDSITIRAIHLAFALVLVFLTIPFRKGTATSVGSSSRICAIACVLAALAALSSLYIVLDWRGISLRPGIPIWRDAVVAVALIVFVLEAARRVLGPALSVIALFFTLYAFSGPYLPLIFAFKGVSLTKYISQIALSTNGIYGIPLDVSANTIFLYVLLGALLAKLGAGQFFNDLAISLLGRFKGGAAKAAIVSSGLTGLVSGSSIANVVTTGTFTIPLMKKVGYPAKIAAATEVAASTNGQLMPPIMGAAAFIIAEYLGKPYIDVIKAAAIPAFVSYLALFYIVHLEASKLGMKGLPKEDIPRLSTVLAGGFYYLIPLVVLIAELVVLRHSPKLAAFNAILSIVALAFVVEVGRAVRTGSSVAVAAGRCGRTIVQGLIAGSRNMLTVALATAAAGIIVGIVAMGIGSMVAEIVEVLSAGNIFLLLLITAVASLVLGMGLPTTATYIVMASITVPVIIQGRSLAGETILIPAIAAHLFCFYFGILADDTPPVGLAAYTAAAIARSDPIATGIQGFLYDLRTAVIPFMFVFNAELLLYGVTSVPQAVLVFVMATLAAFAFGNATQGWFLVKNRWYELPLFLGASLILFYPALLTRLFHLDYGLRYGMYAVGLALYGLVYLMQRPRLRRIRDVDFAGPAR; this is translated from the coding sequence ATGGCCATTGACCGCAAAGCAAGACTCGAGCGGGTCCTCCGGACAGAGGAGGGGGGCTTTCTTCGCTGCGGAGGACGCATCGGCAGGACGGTCGTCTCGGCGATCGCCGTTGCCTGGGCCCTGTTCCAACTGGCCCTGCCTCGTTTCGTGCTGCTCGACAGCATCACGATTCGTGCGATTCATCTGGCATTCGCACTGGTCCTGGTATTCCTGACGATTCCGTTTCGCAAGGGGACGGCGACGTCGGTTGGGTCGTCGTCGCGCATCTGCGCCATCGCCTGCGTTCTTGCGGCTCTGGCGGCCTTGTCCTCGCTGTATATCGTGCTGGACTGGAGGGGGATTTCTCTTCGGCCCGGCATTCCGATCTGGCGGGATGCGGTCGTCGCGGTGGCCCTGATCGTCTTCGTACTCGAAGCGGCCCGGCGGGTCCTTGGGCCGGCTCTGTCGGTCATCGCGCTGTTCTTCACACTCTACGCCTTCTCCGGCCCGTATCTGCCGCTGATCTTCGCCTTCAAAGGCGTCTCGCTGACCAAATACATCAGCCAGATCGCACTCTCGACCAACGGCATCTACGGCATTCCGCTGGACGTGTCGGCCAATACGATTTTCCTCTACGTGCTGCTCGGCGCGCTGCTGGCCAAGCTGGGGGCAGGGCAGTTTTTCAACGATCTGGCCATCTCGTTGCTCGGCCGCTTCAAAGGGGGCGCCGCCAAGGCCGCCATCGTCTCCAGCGGCCTTACCGGGCTGGTCTCCGGATCGAGCATCGCCAACGTGGTGACGACGGGGACTTTTACGATCCCCTTGATGAAGAAGGTCGGGTACCCGGCGAAAATCGCCGCCGCGACCGAGGTCGCCGCCAGCACCAACGGGCAGCTCATGCCGCCGATCATGGGGGCCGCCGCCTTCATCATCGCCGAGTATCTGGGCAAGCCGTATATCGACGTCATCAAGGCGGCGGCGATCCCGGCCTTCGTCTCCTACCTGGCCCTGTTCTACATCGTGCACCTGGAGGCCTCGAAGCTCGGGATGAAGGGCCTGCCCAAGGAGGATATTCCCCGCCTCTCGACCGTCCTGGCGGGAGGGTTCTACTATCTGATTCCGCTGGTCGTGCTGATCGCCGAACTCGTAGTCCTGCGTCACAGCCCGAAACTGGCGGCCTTCAACGCGATCTTGTCCATCGTGGCCCTGGCGTTCGTGGTCGAAGTCGGCCGCGCGGTTCGGACCGGCTCGTCTGTCGCGGTGGCGGCAGGACGGTGCGGCCGGACCATTGTCCAGGGCCTGATCGCCGGGTCGAGGAACATGCTTACCGTGGCCCTGGCGACGGCGGCGGCCGGGATCATCGTCGGGATCGTCGCAATGGGCATCGGCAGCATGGTCGCCGAGATCGTCGAGGTCCTGTCGGCCGGAAACATCTTCCTTCTGCTGCTGATCACAGCCGTGGCCAGCCTCGTGCTGGGCATGGGCCTGCCCACTACCGCCACGTACATCGTCATGGCCTCGATCACCGTCCCGGTCATCATCCAGGGACGGTCGCTGGCCGGAGAGACGATCCTGATCCCTGCGATTGCCGCCCATCTGTTCTGCTTCTACTTCGGGATTCTGGCCGACGACACGCCGCCGGTGGGCCTGGCCGCCTACACGGCCGCCGCTATCGCCCGGTCGGACCCGATCGCCACGGGAATCCAGGGCTTCCTCTACGATCTGCGAACGGCGGTGATCCCGTTCATGTTCGTCTTCAACGCCGAACTGCTGCTCTATGGAGTGACGAGCGTGCCCCAGGCGGTCCTGGTCTTCGTCATGGCCACGCTGGCGGCCTTCGCCTTCGGCAACGCCACACAAGGGTGGTTTCTCGTCAAGAACCGCTGGTACGAGCTTCCCCTGTTCCTGGGCGCATCGTTGATCCTGTTCTATCCAGCGCTGCTGACGCGGCTGTTTCATCTGGACTATGGGCTTCGCTACGGCATGTACGCCGTCGGGCTGGCGTTGTATGGGCTGGTGTACCTGATGCAGCGACCTCGGCTCAGACGGATACGTGACGTGGATTTCGCCGGTCCGGCCCGATGA
- a CDS encoding TAXI family TRAP transporter solute-binding subunit: protein MDQISRRRVVLLVACISFAGCRPRNVHFVTIGTGSVTGIYYPTGGAIARMVNRKATVYGIKATVESTGGSVYNINAVLRGDLDFGTVQSDRQYQAFHGLAEWADKGPQTDLRSVFSIHPESITLIASQGSGIRAIDDLRGKRVNLGNIGSGHLQNSRDVLAAAGLVEQDLNAEYVQAIEAPGLLQDGRIDAFFYTVGHPNSSIEEATFGRTRVRIVPIEGVTAERLLQTHVYYARSAISADYYPKAILDGDVATIGVKTTLVTSARVPENVVYAITKVVFENFEQFRQLHPAYKGLTRHNMLEGLSAPLHPGALRYYREAGLDEHLPPELLVNGERRPVASGDDRTHGH, encoded by the coding sequence ATGGATCAGATCAGTCGCCGACGAGTCGTACTGCTCGTGGCCTGCATTTCGTTCGCGGGGTGCAGACCGAGAAACGTTCATTTCGTCACCATCGGCACCGGTTCGGTCACGGGGATCTACTACCCCACCGGCGGCGCCATCGCCAGGATGGTCAACAGGAAGGCGACCGTCTACGGGATCAAGGCCACCGTCGAATCGACGGGCGGCTCGGTCTACAACATCAACGCCGTGCTCAGGGGCGATCTGGACTTCGGGACCGTGCAGTCCGACCGCCAGTATCAGGCCTTTCACGGCCTGGCGGAATGGGCGGACAAGGGCCCGCAGACTGACCTGCGGTCGGTGTTTTCGATCCACCCCGAATCGATCACGCTGATCGCCTCGCAAGGCAGCGGCATCCGGGCGATCGACGACCTCAGGGGCAAGCGCGTCAACCTCGGCAATATCGGTTCGGGCCACCTGCAGAATTCCAGGGACGTGCTGGCAGCAGCCGGATTGGTCGAGCAGGACCTGAATGCGGAATACGTCCAGGCCATCGAGGCGCCGGGGCTGCTCCAGGATGGGCGGATCGACGCCTTCTTCTACACGGTCGGCCATCCCAACAGCAGCATCGAAGAGGCCACGTTCGGACGGACCAGGGTTCGCATCGTGCCCATCGAGGGTGTGACGGCGGAACGCTTGTTGCAGACCCACGTCTACTATGCGAGGTCGGCGATCTCGGCCGACTACTACCCCAAGGCGATCCTCGACGGTGACGTCGCCACGATCGGGGTCAAGACCACGCTGGTGACGTCCGCGCGCGTCCCGGAGAACGTCGTCTATGCCATCACGAAGGTTGTATTCGAGAACTTCGAGCAGTTTCGGCAGCTTCATCCCGCCTATAAGGGCCTGACGCGACACAACATGCTCGAGGGCCTCTCGGCGCCGCTGCACCCGGGGGCCCTGCGGTACTATCGCGAGGCCGGTCTGGACGAGCATCTTCCACCCGAACTGCTTGTGAATGGAGAACGGAGACCCGTCGCCTCCGGCGACGACCGAACGCATGGCCATTGA
- a CDS encoding aspartate kinase, with protein sequence MKVVKFGGSSLADARQIRKVVDIVKADPDRRIVVVSAPGKRSSDDIKVTDMLIALANAVIAGGSYTTELNAVVERYAGIQRELGLRDAVVSEIEADLRGRIEQRSDHDAQFMDTIKASGEDNNAKIVAQVFAEQGVPARYVDPKEAGMLLSDDFGNAQVLPESFANLKALRDEKDVVIFPGFFGYTRHGQVATFPRGGSDITGAILAAAVEADVYENFTDVDSVFALDPRIVSDAPAIELLTFREMRELSYAGFGVFHDEAVVPAVRARVPICIKNTNRPEAPGTMIVAERKYEQGEVTGIASADGFSAIFLSKYMMNREMGFGRRLLQILEDERLSFEHAPSGIDDMSVILRSAPLTPTKEAQVLDRIRTELEVDDVTIEHGLSLIMIVGEGMRYAVGVAARACAALADAGVNIEMINQGSSEISIMFGVKEVDRKHAVYALGHALLRIGKRH encoded by the coding sequence ATGAAAGTCGTGAAGTTCGGTGGCTCTTCTCTGGCGGACGCCAGACAGATACGAAAGGTGGTCGATATCGTCAAGGCCGATCCGGATCGTCGGATCGTTGTGGTCTCGGCGCCGGGCAAACGGTCCTCCGACGACATCAAGGTCACGGATATGCTCATCGCTTTGGCGAACGCCGTTATTGCCGGTGGTTCGTATACGACGGAGCTGAACGCCGTGGTCGAACGGTACGCCGGGATTCAGCGGGAGCTGGGTCTCCGTGACGCCGTCGTCAGCGAGATCGAGGCGGACCTGCGAGGCCGGATCGAGCAACGCTCCGACCATGATGCGCAGTTCATGGATACGATCAAGGCATCGGGCGAAGACAACAACGCGAAGATCGTCGCGCAGGTCTTCGCCGAGCAGGGAGTGCCGGCCCGGTACGTCGATCCGAAAGAGGCCGGCATGCTCCTCAGCGACGATTTCGGCAACGCCCAGGTCCTGCCGGAGTCCTTTGCCAACCTCAAGGCCCTGCGCGACGAGAAAGACGTCGTCATCTTCCCCGGGTTCTTTGGCTACACGCGGCATGGGCAGGTCGCGACGTTTCCGCGCGGCGGCTCGGACATCACGGGCGCCATCCTGGCGGCTGCCGTCGAGGCGGACGTCTACGAGAACTTCACCGACGTCGATTCGGTCTTCGCGCTGGACCCGCGCATCGTGTCCGATGCGCCGGCGATCGAGCTGCTGACGTTCCGTGAGATGCGCGAGCTTTCCTATGCCGGTTTCGGGGTGTTCCACGATGAGGCCGTCGTCCCGGCGGTCCGCGCCAGGGTCCCGATCTGCATCAAGAACACCAATCGGCCGGAGGCGCCCGGGACGATGATCGTGGCCGAACGGAAATACGAGCAGGGTGAGGTCACTGGCATCGCCAGCGCCGACGGGTTCAGCGCGATCTTTCTGAGCAAGTACATGATGAACCGGGAAATGGGCTTCGGCCGCCGGTTGCTTCAGATTCTGGAGGATGAGCGGCTGTCCTTCGAGCACGCGCCATCGGGAATCGATGACATGTCCGTGATTCTCCGTAGCGCGCCGCTGACGCCGACCAAGGAGGCGCAGGTGCTCGATCGCATCCGCACCGAGCTGGAGGTGGACGATGTGACGATCGAGCACGGCCTTTCGCTGATTATGATCGTCGGAGAAGGCATGCGGTACGCCGTAGGGGTGGCCGCCAGGGCGTGCGCCGCGCTGGCCGATGCCGGCGTCAATATCGAGATGATCAACCAGGGCTCCTCCGAGATCAGCATCATGTTCGGTGTCAAGGAGGTCGACCGCAAACACGCCGTCTATGCCTTGGGTCATGCCCTGCTCAGGATCGGCAAGAGACATTGA
- a CDS encoding sigma-54-dependent transcriptional regulator, protein MTEQKPVVLVVDDERDHADGIVEALERLPVKALAVYTGEDAIEVLRSRRVDVVVTDLKLEGAADGLDVLHAARQNSDSTEVILITAYGTIENCKEAIRQGAFDYLVKPLDIDQLRTLVEQASRRAAGAGTRRVQSERSQEHFIFEGIMGDSPAMQRIFEIVRRVAPTNISVLIEGPSGTGKELLARSIHSNSRRRNKAFRPVNCAGLTETLLESELFGHVKGAFTGANTDRKGLFEIADEGTLFLDEIGDMPLTMQAKLLRVLEDGLVIPVGSNKPVSVDVRIISATNHTLNELIGQNKFREDLYFRIKGVNVSLPALRERPEDIPLLVQHFLQEAADEIGSRVSGVTDAAMQVLTNHDWPGNIRQLKNVVRTMVVMCDRDRLDVQDLPPEISRRRQLTGGTAASANLAGVSLNDLEKKAILDTLTKTEGNREKAARILGIGERTLYRKIKEYNL, encoded by the coding sequence ATGACAGAACAGAAACCCGTGGTTCTCGTCGTTGACGACGAGCGCGACCACGCCGACGGGATCGTCGAGGCCCTGGAGAGACTGCCGGTCAAGGCGCTGGCGGTCTACACGGGCGAAGACGCCATCGAGGTGCTGCGGAGTCGTCGTGTGGACGTGGTGGTGACGGACCTCAAGCTGGAGGGCGCTGCGGACGGTCTGGACGTATTGCACGCCGCGAGGCAGAACAGCGACTCGACCGAGGTGATTCTGATTACCGCCTATGGGACCATTGAGAACTGCAAAGAAGCGATCCGGCAGGGGGCGTTCGATTACCTGGTCAAACCGCTCGATATCGATCAGTTGAGGACTCTGGTCGAGCAGGCGAGCCGCCGGGCCGCCGGAGCCGGCACCCGACGTGTGCAGAGCGAACGGAGCCAGGAACACTTCATCTTCGAAGGCATCATGGGCGACAGCCCGGCCATGCAACGCATCTTCGAGATCGTCCGCCGCGTCGCCCCCACGAATATCTCCGTGCTGATCGAAGGCCCTTCGGGGACGGGCAAGGAGCTGTTGGCCCGGTCGATCCACTCCAATTCACGACGCCGGAACAAGGCGTTTCGGCCGGTCAACTGTGCCGGGCTGACCGAAACGCTGCTGGAGAGCGAACTGTTCGGGCACGTCAAGGGCGCCTTCACCGGCGCCAATACGGACCGTAAGGGCCTGTTCGAGATCGCCGACGAGGGCACACTGTTTCTCGACGAGATCGGGGACATGCCGCTGACCATGCAGGCCAAGTTGCTCCGCGTCCTGGAAGACGGCCTGGTCATCCCGGTCGGCTCCAACAAGCCGGTCTCCGTGGACGTGCGCATCATCAGCGCGACCAACCACACTCTGAACGAGTTGATCGGGCAGAACAAGTTCCGCGAGGACCTCTATTTTCGCATCAAGGGAGTCAACGTCTCTCTGCCGGCCCTTCGGGAACGTCCGGAGGACATTCCCTTGCTCGTCCAGCACTTTCTCCAGGAGGCGGCCGATGAGATCGGCTCCCGCGTCAGCGGGGTGACCGATGCCGCCATGCAGGTCCTGACGAACCATGATTGGCCGGGCAACATCCGCCAACTCAAGAACGTCGTGCGGACGATGGTCGTGATGTGCGATCGCGACCGCCTCGACGTCCAGGACCTCCCGCCGGAGATTTCTCGCCGACGCCAGTTGACCGGCGGCACCGCCGCGTCCGCGAACCTGGCCGGCGTTTCGCTCAACGACCTCGAGAAGAAAGCCATCCTCGATACCCTCACGAAGACGGAGGGAAACCGTGAGAAGGCCGCCAGAATTCTCGGCATCGGCGAGCGTACTCTCTATCGCAAGATCAAAGAGTACAACCTGTAA
- a CDS encoding homoserine dehydrogenase encodes MDEKRIRVGLVGFGTVGTGVARLICEEGDAIAEKTGVRLELACVVDVDTTTPRPVRLPDGVLTNDIHRLLADESITVGVELVGGTGVARTIQLDMLGAGKDVVTANKALLAEHGAELYRVARRRSRCIAFEASCAGGIPIIAAIRTGLAANNIRAMYGIVNGTCNYILSSMSAKDEEFAAALAQAQQRGFAEADPTLDITGGDSAHKLAILASMAFGYEISLDDIFVRGIDGIAKEDIRYGREMGYCLKLLAIGLKNEQGKVSLRVHPSFIAADCSLARVDGSFNAISIFGSAVGETLYYGRGAGMMPTASAVVADILDVALGNSRTTFEHLRLKPREEVVPLIEDINDSVSRFYIRVMAQDVPGVVACYGRILGDHQISISGALQHEGRGPDNTVPVVITTHRTQERNMAAALAELARSELFAGQPVCIRIEDIPEDRDV; translated from the coding sequence GTGGATGAAAAACGCATACGAGTAGGATTGGTCGGCTTCGGCACCGTCGGGACCGGCGTCGCCAGGCTGATCTGCGAGGAAGGCGATGCCATCGCCGAAAAGACGGGCGTTCGCCTGGAGCTGGCCTGCGTGGTGGACGTGGACACGACCACGCCTCGCCCGGTCCGGTTGCCCGACGGCGTGCTGACGAATGACATCCATCGGCTTCTGGCCGACGAGAGCATCACCGTCGGGGTCGAACTGGTCGGAGGCACGGGCGTCGCCAGGACCATCCAGCTCGACATGCTCGGGGCGGGCAAAGACGTCGTTACGGCCAACAAGGCCCTGCTGGCCGAGCACGGCGCCGAACTCTATCGCGTGGCCCGCCGGCGCAGCCGGTGCATCGCATTCGAGGCCAGTTGCGCCGGCGGCATACCGATCATTGCGGCCATCCGCACCGGGCTGGCGGCCAACAACATCCGGGCCATGTATGGGATCGTCAACGGGACCTGCAACTATATCCTTTCGAGCATGAGCGCCAAGGACGAGGAGTTTGCCGCTGCGCTGGCCCAGGCCCAGCAGCGCGGGTTCGCCGAAGCCGATCCGACGCTGGACATCACCGGCGGCGACAGCGCCCACAAGCTCGCCATCCTGGCGTCGATGGCCTTCGGATACGAGATTTCGCTGGACGATATCTTCGTCCGGGGCATCGACGGAATCGCCAAGGAGGACATTCGATACGGACGGGAGATGGGCTATTGCCTCAAGCTCCTCGCCATCGGCCTCAAGAATGAACAGGGCAAGGTTTCCCTGCGGGTGCATCCGTCGTTCATCGCCGCCGACTGCTCGCTGGCCAGGGTCGACGGCTCGTTCAACGCGATCAGTATCTTCGGCAGCGCCGTGGGTGAGACGCTGTACTACGGGCGCGGGGCCGGCATGATGCCGACGGCCAGCGCCGTGGTCGCGGATATCCTCGACGTCGCGCTGGGCAACTCCAGAACGACGTTCGAGCACCTGCGGCTGAAGCCGCGAGAGGAAGTGGTTCCCCTGATCGAGGACATCAACGATTCGGTGAGCCGATTCTACATCCGCGTCATGGCCCAGGACGTTCCCGGCGTCGTGGCCTGCTACGGCAGGATTCTCGGCGACCATCAGATCAGCATCTCCGGCGCCCTGCAACATGAGGGTCGCGGCCCGGACAACACCGTTCCGGTCGTGATCACGACGCACCGGACGCAGGAAAGGAACATGGCGGCGGCCCTGGCGGAACTGGCCCGATCGGAACTGTTCGCGGGGCAGCCGGTGTGCATTCGAATCGAGGACATTCCCGAAGACCGGGATGTGTGA
- a CDS encoding DUF6786 family protein, which translates to MGARTMGLFLTAVALTGCTTADFRAKDQTFGGDVAFLRKHTEVVLLQDRSGDGQVVVLPAMQGRVMTSTAGGGGGNSFGWINRELIASGEILPHMNPFGGEDRFWLGPEGGQFSIFFAKDVPFDLDHWQTPAPIDTEPFKLTSKSQDTATLRKTMKLVNYSGTAFDVQVDRQVRVLDRERALEHLGVSVGSSVKMVAFESNNRMTNVGSERWRKQTGLLSIWILGMFNPSPQTTVVIPFNTGPESQLGPVVNDAYFGKVPASRLMAKDGVLFFSGDGQFRSKIGLSPERARDVAGSYDAAGKVLTIVQYNKPHGVSDYVNSMWELQDEPYRGDVINAYNDGPPEPGAKPLGPFYELETSSPAAALAPGQSIVHTHRTFHLVGSEAELDPIARTLLGVTIAEITSALP; encoded by the coding sequence ATGGGCGCAAGGACAATGGGGCTTTTCCTGACGGCGGTGGCCCTGACGGGCTGCACGACGGCCGATTTCCGGGCCAAGGACCAGACCTTTGGCGGTGACGTGGCCTTCCTGCGAAAGCACACCGAGGTCGTGCTCCTGCAGGATCGCTCCGGCGACGGACAGGTCGTCGTCCTGCCGGCGATGCAAGGCCGCGTGATGACCAGCACCGCCGGGGGGGGCGGCGGCAACAGCTTCGGATGGATCAATCGCGAACTGATCGCCTCCGGCGAGATCCTGCCCCACATGAACCCGTTCGGCGGAGAGGACCGCTTCTGGCTCGGCCCGGAGGGTGGGCAGTTCTCCATCTTCTTCGCGAAGGACGTTCCGTTCGACCTCGACCACTGGCAGACCCCGGCCCCGATCGACACCGAGCCATTCAAGTTGACCTCCAAGTCCCAGGATACAGCCACGCTCCGCAAGACGATGAAGCTTGTGAACTACTCCGGCACGGCCTTCGACGTGCAGGTGGACCGCCAGGTTCGCGTGTTGGATCGCGAGCGGGCCCTGGAACACCTCGGCGTTTCGGTTGGCTCTTCGGTGAAAATGGTCGCGTTCGAGTCGAACAACCGGATGACCAACGTCGGAAGCGAACGTTGGCGAAAGCAGACGGGCCTGCTGTCGATCTGGATTCTGGGGATGTTCAACCCATCGCCTCAGACGACGGTGGTCATTCCCTTCAACACCGGCCCCGAGAGTCAGCTTGGTCCGGTCGTCAACGATGCGTACTTCGGCAAGGTGCCGGCCTCGCGGCTCATGGCGAAGGATGGGGTCCTGTTCTTCAGCGGCGATGGGCAGTTCCGAAGCAAGATCGGGCTCTCCCCCGAACGCGCCAGAGACGTAGCGGGAAGCTACGATGCCGCCGGCAAGGTCCTGACGATCGTGCAGTACAACAAGCCGCACGGCGTATCCGATTACGTCAATTCCATGTGGGAGCTTCAGGACGAACCCTATCGCGGCGACGTCATCAACGCATACAACGACGGTCCGCCCGAGCCCGGCGCCAAGCCGCTGGGGCCGTTTTACGAACTGGAGACCTCCTCGCCCGCTGCGGCCCTGGCCCCCGGACAGAGCATCGTTCACACCCACCGCACGTTCCATCTGGTGGGCAGCGAGGCCGAACTGGACCCCATCGCCCGGACCCTGCTGGGGGTGACGATTGCCGAGATCACTTCGGCGCTGCCATAG
- a CDS encoding thermonuclease family protein codes for MSRRSRAVLIGVACAGLVLLVWLDRVSIAPRRVARDRSSQHAAAHDVARYDGKTFNVAGVVDGDTVDVAARDGDRPTTRVRLLGIDAPETHVPDDRPAYFAAEATVFARKRLLGQRVTLHLDEDGRTRGNYGRLLAYVVLSDGAVLNEMLVAEGYAYADLRFTHGFYHKYRQLEASARSLRRGLWAEATRDDLPAWLQRMRPDLLKD; via the coding sequence TTGAGCCGACGCTCGCGGGCCGTCCTCATTGGCGTGGCCTGCGCCGGACTCGTTCTCCTCGTGTGGCTCGATCGCGTCAGCATCGCGCCTCGCCGGGTCGCACGGGACCGCTCCTCTCAACACGCGGCGGCCCACGATGTTGCTCGTTATGATGGAAAGACCTTCAACGTGGCCGGCGTCGTGGATGGCGACACCGTGGACGTCGCCGCACGCGACGGCGACCGCCCGACGACCAGGGTGCGGCTGCTGGGGATCGACGCGCCGGAGACGCATGTGCCGGACGATCGGCCGGCATATTTCGCAGCGGAGGCAACGGTGTTTGCACGCAAGCGGCTTCTCGGCCAGCGTGTCACCCTGCACCTCGACGAGGACGGTCGCACTCGTGGCAACTACGGAAGACTGCTCGCCTATGTCGTATTGTCCGACGGTGCGGTGCTCAACGAGATGCTGGTCGCCGAAGGCTATGCCTATGCCGATCTCCGATTCACGCACGGCTTCTACCACAAATACCGGCAACTGGAAGCCAGTGCGCGATCGCTCAGACGAGGGCTGTGGGCCGAGGCGACACGAGACGATCTGCCCGCGTGGCTTCAGCGGATGCGGCCCGACCTGTTGAAGGATTGA